In Pseudonocardia sp. DSM 110487, the sequence CGGCCGCACCTCGAGCCGCCCGGCAAGCGCTTCGGCGAGCATCAGCCCGCGGCCCTCCTGCCCGGTGCGGAGCGCAACGGCCGCTGGGCAAGGACCGCGGTCGGTGACCTCGCACCGCACCTCTCCGTTGACCGCCAGCGCCATGAGGTGTCCCTCGCCCCCACCGTGCAGGACCGCGTTGGTCACGACCTCGAGCACGGCGTGGACGAACGCGCCGAGCGCCGGTTCCCTCAGCCCGGCCCGCTGCAGCGTCGCGGCGAGCCGGACGCGCACGAGCGGCAGGTCGGGACGGGTGAAGCCGAGATCCAGCAGACGTTCCGTGTTCATGCCACGCCGGCTGCGCTTCCCGCGTCGCTCCCCACGACGAGTTCCATCTGCGGCACGGCGTCTGCGCCGAGCCCGCGCAGCACCATCTCCAGCGTCCGCGTGCAACGGATGACGAGCCGGTCGCCCGCGGGGAGCGACGCGGCGAGATCGATCAACATCCAGGCGCAGTGGGCGTCCAGGTAGCACATGTCGGCGAGATCGAGCTCGAAGTGGAGCGGCCCCTGGTCCGGGCGCCGGGCCAGCGCTTCTCCCAGGATCCGGGTGAACTCCGCGCGCGTCCCGAGCTCCGCGGACCCCGCGATCCGCGCGCGGCCGGAATGCCTGCTGACCTCGAGCGAGCCGAGGCGGTCGATCACCCGGATCGGATGGATCCGGCGCGCGCCGGCCAGCATGTGCTCGCTGAACCGCTCCCGGTCGTACCAGCACAGCGCCGCGAAGGGGAACGACGCGAAGAGCTGCTCCGCCGAGCTCTCCCACGCCATCAGCTGCTCGTCGCTCCAGCCGGCCCGCGGCGACCACCCCATCGAGATCGTGACCCGCAGCGCCCGGTAGCCCTCGTCGACGGCCTGCGTGGCCGTGGCGGCGTAGGCCTGCCGGGTGCGGTCGGCATCGAAGTGCCCGTCCGGGAAGTAGAGAGGCGTGTTGCGGGCGATGACGAACTGCCCGCTCTCCCGGGCGGCATCCGCGATGCCGGTGCCACCGTCGAGGCGGGCGATCGCCTCGTCGTCGTTCAGATCGTCCGGGTCGAGGATGAGCATCACCTTCTCCCTGCGTGCCAGCCCTAGCTGCGCGAAGGCAGTCAGCACCTCCCATCTGGCATCGACGTCGACGACGTCCATGCACGAGTGGTCGCCAGGACGCAGCAGCTCCACCGGGATGGACCGATCCGCAGGGTGCTCGATCACCGGGATTCCTCCCTGCTCACCGGCGTAGCACCGGCCGAGAGCCCCAGAGCGTAGCGAGCGCCGTACCCGGCTCGTAGCCCGTCCGGCGGCTCTCACGCGGATGGCGGCACCGCGCGGCTCACGAAGCCGCGCCGCTCAGCCGCGCTGGGCCAGCGCGAACGGCAGCACCGCCGATGCACCGGCGCGTCGCAGCAGGCGGGCGGCGACAGTGGCCGTCCAGCCGCTGTCGATCACGTCGTCCACCAGCAGGACCGGCCCGTCCGGCACCGGGAACGCGGGCGGTTCGAACGCGGACCACACCGCCGCGAGCCGCTGCGGGCTGTTGGCGTGCTCCTCGGGGCGAGGCCCGGCCGGGGCGAGGGTGCCGATGAGGGGAAGGCGGCCGATCTCGGAGATCCGCCGGGCCAGGTGGTCGAGCTGGTGGGGACGGGTGCGGGAGCCGATGCCGACCACGCCCACCGGTCGTTCCGCCCAGCCCCATCCGGCGAGCACGCGCACGCACGCGTCGAGCACGTCGCCGGGGACGGGCGCGTCATCGCCTCCGACCAGCTCGCGCAGCCGGGTGCCCCACCCGATGTCGGACAGGCGCCCGATCACCCGGCCCGGCGCGGCGAGCTCGCCCGCCGGGATCCGGCCCGACGCCGCGACGCCCAGCTCCGCCATGCCGCTCGGCCACTGTTTGCGCGGCGCGACCTCGACGCCCGGCCGGCTGATCCGATCTTGGGCCGCCGCGGCCGCGCCCTCGTCGACGTCGGTGCTCCATGCCGGGGTGGTGCAGGTGTCGCAGCGGCCGCACCGCTCGGCGGCCGGGTCGTCGAGCTGCCTGCGCAGGAACTGCATCCGGCAGCCGGTGGTGTCGATGTACTCGAGCATCGCCTTCTGCTCGGCGCGGCGCGCCTCCGCGATGCGCTGGTGGCGATCCCGGTCGTAGACCCACTCCTCGCCGGTGGCCACCCACCCGCCCTTGACGCGGCGCACGGCGCCGTCGCTGTCGAGCACCTTGAGCAGCATCTCCAGGCGGGTGCGGGACAGGTCGACGCGGGTCTCGACGGCCGCGGTGGACAGCGGCGCGTCACCCAGCACGGCCAGGGTCTGGCGCACGAGCGGCTCCGGCGGGAACGCGAGCGAGGCGAAATAGGCCCAGATGTCGCGGTCCTCCCGGCCGGGCAACAGCACGACCTCGGCCCGCTCGACGGCGCGGCCCGCACGGCCGATCTGCTGGTAGTACGCCACCGGCGACGCGGGCGCCCCGAGGTGCACGACGAACCCGAGATCGGGCTTGTCGAACCCCATCCCGAGCGCGCTGGTGGCCACGAGCGCCTTGACGCGGTTGTCGAGCAGGTCGCCCTCGGCGGCGAGCCGCTCCCCGGGGTCGGTCTTGCCGGTGTAGGAGGCGACGGGGTGGCCGCGCTCGCGCAGGAAGTCCGCCACTTCCTCCGCGGCCGCGATCGTGAGCGTGTAGACGATGCCCGCGCCCGGCAACGCGTCGATGTGGTCGGCGAGCCAGCCGAGCCGTTGCGCGGGCGTGGCGAGCGGGACGACCGAGAGGCGCAGGCTCTCCCGGTCGAGCGAGCCGCGCAGGACCAGCGGTTCCCCTGATGCGAGCCCGAGCTGCTCCGTGACGTCGACGACCACGCGGTCGTTCGCGGTGGCCGTGGTGGCGAGCACGGGGATACCGGCGGGGAGCTCGGCGATGAGCGCGCGCAGGCGCCGGTAGTCGGGCCGGAAGTCGTGGCCCCAGTCGGACACGCAGTGGGCCTCGTCGACGACGAGCATGCCGGCGCCCGCCGTGAGCCGCGGCAGCACCCGGTCGCGGAAGTCGGGGTTGTTGAGCCGCTCGGGGCTCACCAGCAGCACGTCGACCTCGCCGTCCGCGACCGCGGCGTAGGTGCGCTCCCAATCGCCGGTGTTGGCCGAGTTGACCGTGGCGGCGCGGATGCCGGCCCTCGCGGCGGCGTCGATCTGGTTGCGCATGAGCGCGAGCAATGGCGAGACGATCACCGTGGGCCCGGCGCCTTCGGCCCGCAGCAGCGCGGTGGCCACGAAGTAGACCGCCGACTTGCCCCACCCGGTGCGCTGCACCACGAGCGCCCGCCTGCGCTCGGCCACGAGTGCGTGGATGGCCGTCCACTGGTCCTCGCGGAGCCGGGCGCCCGGGCCCGCGAGCGTGGCGAGCACGGACTCGGCGCGGTCACGGAGATCCGAGGACACGGTGGAGGTCATGGGCCCATGGTGGACGAAGGGACTGACAGCCGTTCGCGCGGGCGAAGGTGGCCGGTTCGAGTCCTGTCGGTGTCCGGTGGTCGTTGCTAGCTTCGGATCACAGGGCCGACGGGGGTTCGGCCCTGGTTGGGGGAATCGGATGAAGGACACCGTGAGCACGCCCGCGTTCGGTACGAGGGTCACGTTCATGGGAACGAGGGTGACGTTCCACTAGGGGAGTCCAGCATCGAGGCACGGCGCCCGCGCCGCGGGCGCCGTGCCGCTGCCCGGGGGGAATTATCACCGTCTACCGCCGCGTCGTCGCGGCGTCGGGGCTCGCCAACCTCGGTGACGGCGTCCGGCAGGTCGCGCTGCCGCTGCTGGCCGCCGCGATCACGCGGGACGCCGTGCTCGTCGCAGGGCTCACGGCGATCGCGTACGTGCCGTGGATGCTGCTCGGCCTGCCCATCGGCGCTCTCGTCGACCGCAGCCGTCCCGAACTGTTCGTGCTCGGCGCCGCGGTGGCACGTGGCGTCTTGTTCGGCGCGCTCACGCTCGCCCTCGTGCTCGACGTCCGGTCGATGGCGCTGCTCTACGCCGTCGCGTTCCTGCTCGGCGTCGGCGAGGCCGCGTACGACAACGCGAGCCAGTCGCTGATCCCGCGCGTCGTGGACGACGCCGACCTGGAGCGGGCCAACAGCGCGCTCGTGAGCGTGGAGCGGCTCGGCCAGGACCTGATCGGGCCCGCGGTCGGCGGTGTCATGTTCGCCGCGGCGGCGTCGCTCCCGTTCGCGGTGAGCGCGGCGGCGCTGCTCGTCGCCGGGGTGCTCGTCACCGGGTTGCGGACGCCCGCGCCAGTGGTCGAGGGCAGGCCAACGCCACATGCGGTGCTGCGCGAGGCCGCCGAGGGGATGCGGTGGCTCCTTTCCGCCCGGTTCGTCCGCACGATCATCCTGACCGGTGCGGGCCTCACGTTCTTCACCCAGACCTGGGAAGGGCTGCTCGTCCTGCTCGCCGTCGGCCCGATGGGCACGTCCGAGACGGTGTTCGGACTGATCCTCGCCGGTGGTGCGGTCGGCGGGATCGTGGGCGCGATGCTCACCGCTCCGCTCGTGCGCCGGTTCCCGCAGCGTGCGCTCCAGATCGCCGCGCTCGCCGTGGCCGCGGGGGGCAACTTCGTGCTCGCGGCGTTCCCCACGCCGGTGCTCGCCGCCGTCGTGCTCAGCACCACCAGCTTCTCGTTCGCCCTGTGGAACGTGCTGTCGGTGACGATCCGCCAGCGCCTCGTGCCGGCCGCGGTGCTCGGCAGGGTCAACGCGGCCAGCCGGACGCTCTCGATGACGGCGGCGCCGCTCGGTGCGCTGGCCGGCGGCGGGCTCGCGGCGGCGCTGGACCTGCGTGCGCCCCTGTGGGTCAGCGGGCTGGCGATGGTGGTGATCACGGGGCTGTTCGTCGTGGCCACCCGGGACGTCGCCGTGGTCGGGGACCACAACTGACGGACACCGCGAACGTGTGGAGTCACCCGGACGGGGAATCCGATCGGCATGAGCAGCCCCCTATGGCCCTTCGCGGTGCGGCGGTGCACGCGATGCACGAGGGAGGCCGTCGTCGTGGTCGCCTCGGACGACGGATCCGGAACCGTAGCGGCCTGTTCGGAACACCTGGAGTGGGCGTTCTTCCTCGGCGTCGACGAGTGGAGCGGTCGCCGCGCGGCGTGACCTTCGCGTGCGGTGGAGGCACGATGGTCGGGTGAATCTGCCGCAGCCTGCGCTCTTCGGCTCGGTCGACGAGGTCGCCGAGCGCCTGGCGGGCGTCGGCTACCTCGCGTCGACGGCCGTCGCCACCACCGTGTTCCTCGCCGACCGGCTCGGCAAGCCCCTGCTCGTCGAGGGTCCGGCGGGCGTCGGCAAGACGGAGCTGGCGAAGGCCGTCGCCGAGTCCACGGGTTCCGGGCTCGTCCGTCTGCAGTGCTACGAGGGCATCGACGAGGCGCGCGCGCTCTACGAGTGGAACCACGCCAAGCAGCTGCTGCGCATCACGGCGGGCCAGGGGCACGAGTCGTGGGACGCAACCCGCGACGACGTGTTCTCCGAGGAGTTCCTGCTGCCCCGCCCGTTGCTCACGGCGATCCGGCGCACCGAGCCGACAGTGCTGCTGGTCGACGAGATCGACAAGGCCGATGTCGAGGTCGAGGGCCTGCTGCTGGAGGTGCTCTCCGACTACCAGGTGACGGTGCCGGAGATGGGCACGATCCGCGCGTCGCGACGGCCGTTCGCGGTGCTCACGTCCAACTCCACGCGCGAGCTGTCGGAGGCCCTCAAGCGGCGCTGCCTGTTCCTGCACCTCGACTTCCCCGACGCCGACCTGGAGCGGCGGATCGTGCTCAGCCGGGTGCCCGAGCTGCCGGAGGCGCTGGTGGACGCGCTGGTGCGCACGGTTCGCGTGCTGCGGGGGCTGGAGCTGCGCAAGTCGCCCTCCGTGGCCGAGACGATCGACTGGGGACGCACGTTGCTCGCGCTCGGGATGGACACCCTCGACACCGACGCGGTGCGCGCCACCCTCGGGGTGGTGCTCAAGCACAGGTCGGACGCGGAGCGGGCGGCGAGGGAGCTGCGGCTCGACTAGGGCGCGTATCGCGTTGTGATCAATGAGTACCGCAGCTTCCGGGCCGGGAGCCCCGTCGGGGGTACGGGGCCGGCGATCTGCGGCTGCGCCGTGTAGGCGCGAGCGACCCGGAAGCGATTCCGCAGGCAGGCAGGCAGCGGGGCCAGAGGACCCCGGCCGTGCCCCATCCGGGATGGTGCGTCAGAGCATGGCGAGCCGGTCCACCAGCAGCTCCGTCCTGCGCTCGGTGTCCTCTGGCGGGAGCCGTCCCGCTCGGGTCAGGGTGGCCAGTCCGTGCAGGGACGCCCAGAACGTCTCGGTGAACAGCTCCGGGCGCACGCCGTCCCCGGCGACTTCGCTGAGGCACTCCAGCAGCGCGGCGAAGGCGTCCTTCAACGGTTCGGGGGTGTCCTCCTGCGCGTACGCCAGGCCGCCGTCGAGCTGGAACAGGGCGTCGTAGACCGCCGGATGGCGTTCGGCGAAGGCGAGGTAGGCACGGGCCAGCGCGGTGACCCGGGCACGAGGGCCGACGGCGGCGGCGGTCGCGGCCCGCATCGCCACGGCCATCTCGGAAGCGCCCTGCAGAGCCACGGCGCCGATGATCTCGCGCTTGCCGCGGAAGTGGCTGTAGAGGACGGGCTGGCTGTATTCGATGCGATCGGCGAGTCGCCGGGTGGTGACTGCGTCCCAGCCCTGCTGCTCGGCGAGTTCGCGGGCCGTGGCCACGATGAGGCGCTCGCGGCTGACCCGTTCGCGCTGCTTGCGGTCCTGTACCGACATGATTCGATCCTAGCACTGCTAGACAATCGAGCGACAGCAGTGATAGCGTTGCGACATCATCTAGCAACGCTAGATCCCGGGAGGGGTCATCATGCTCAGTGCACTCGAGGTCGTCACCATCGTGGTCGTCGGCGTGATGGTGGGGGTGGAGTTCTCCGTCCCCTTCTTCAGCAACCCGATCCTCAACGCACTCCCCGGCGACAACGGCCTGCGCGGCCGCGTCCACGGGGCCCGACTGGGCGGCGCCGTGATGCCGTTCTGGTACATCGGCTCGCTCGTCCTCGTCGGGGTCTGGGCCGTCGCCGGATGGGACGACGATGGCGCCGGCCTCGTCGTGACCGCCGCCGCGCTGCTGATCGTCAGCGTGCTCATGTCGATCCTGGTGCTCGTCCCGATCAACAACCGGGTCAAGACGTGGACCGCCGGCAGCCGGCCGGCCGACTGGAAGGAGCAGATGAAGCGCTGGGACCGCTGGCACTACGTCCGCGTCGCCGTCATCATCGCCGCCTTCGCCTGCCTGGCGGCCGCCCTCACCTGAGCCCGCGGGCCGGTTGCGCACGTGTCATGAAGACGATCTACCGGGTCGAAGATCAGCGTGAGGGGAAACTCGCTCATTGATCGCGACCCGATACGCGCCCTAGGACTTCCCCGAAACCGCGCAAGCGCTGACCGACCGGGGTGCACCGCAGCGAGCGCGACGCGGCGGCCGCCCGCGTGCTGGCCGGGGGAGCCGACCGCGACGTGGAGCAGATCCGCGGCGAGATCCGCGACTTCAAGCAGGCGACCACGGCGAGCTTCAACGCCATGCGCGAGGGCATCGGCGACCTGCGAACCGAGATGCGCAACGGGTTCGGCGAGGTGGACCGCGGGTTCAACGAGATGTGCGGGCGGTTGGACGCCACCGCCGCAGGGATCGAGCAGATCGCCCGGATGCTGGAGCGCGGCGAAGGCGAGCGCTGACCCGGGTTTTTCACCCGAACGTAACTCCGATCG encodes:
- a CDS encoding ATP-binding protein, with amino-acid sequence MNTERLLDLGFTRPDLPLVRVRLAATLQRAGLREPALGAFVHAVLEVVTNAVLHGGGEGHLMALAVNGEVRCEVTDRGPCPAAVALRTGQEGRGLMLAEALAGRLEVRPGPDNRGTTVVLTAAVR
- a CDS encoding MEDS domain-containing protein — protein: MIEHPADRSIPVELLRPGDHSCMDVVDVDARWEVLTAFAQLGLARREKVMLILDPDDLNDDEAIARLDGGTGIADAARESGQFVIARNTPLYFPDGHFDADRTRQAYAATATQAVDEGYRALRVTISMGWSPRAGWSDEQLMAWESSAEQLFASFPFAALCWYDRERFSEHMLAGARRIHPIRVIDRLGSLEVSRHSGRARIAGSAELGTRAEFTRILGEALARRPDQGPLHFELDLADMCYLDAHCAWMLIDLAASLPAGDRLVIRCTRTLEMVLRGLGADAVPQMELVVGSDAGSAAGVA
- a CDS encoding RecQ family ATP-dependent DNA helicase; the protein is MTSTVSSDLRDRAESVLATLAGPGARLREDQWTAIHALVAERRRALVVQRTGWGKSAVYFVATALLRAEGAGPTVIVSPLLALMRNQIDAAARAGIRAATVNSANTGDWERTYAAVADGEVDVLLVSPERLNNPDFRDRVLPRLTAGAGMLVVDEAHCVSDWGHDFRPDYRRLRALIAELPAGIPVLATTATANDRVVVDVTEQLGLASGEPLVLRGSLDRESLRLSVVPLATPAQRLGWLADHIDALPGAGIVYTLTIAAAEEVADFLRERGHPVASYTGKTDPGERLAAEGDLLDNRVKALVATSALGMGFDKPDLGFVVHLGAPASPVAYYQQIGRAGRAVERAEVVLLPGREDRDIWAYFASLAFPPEPLVRQTLAVLGDAPLSTAAVETRVDLSRTRLEMLLKVLDSDGAVRRVKGGWVATGEEWVYDRDRHQRIAEARRAEQKAMLEYIDTTGCRMQFLRRQLDDPAAERCGRCDTCTTPAWSTDVDEGAAAAAQDRISRPGVEVAPRKQWPSGMAELGVAASGRIPAGELAAPGRVIGRLSDIGWGTRLRELVGGDDAPVPGDVLDACVRVLAGWGWAERPVGVVGIGSRTRPHQLDHLARRISEIGRLPLIGTLAPAGPRPEEHANSPQRLAAVWSAFEPPAFPVPDGPVLLVDDVIDSGWTATVAARLLRRAGASAVLPFALAQRG
- a CDS encoding MFS transporter; the protein is MTVYRRVVAASGLANLGDGVRQVALPLLAAAITRDAVLVAGLTAIAYVPWMLLGLPIGALVDRSRPELFVLGAAVARGVLFGALTLALVLDVRSMALLYAVAFLLGVGEAAYDNASQSLIPRVVDDADLERANSALVSVERLGQDLIGPAVGGVMFAAAASLPFAVSAAALLVAGVLVTGLRTPAPVVEGRPTPHAVLREAAEGMRWLLSARFVRTIILTGAGLTFFTQTWEGLLVLLAVGPMGTSETVFGLILAGGAVGGIVGAMLTAPLVRRFPQRALQIAALAVAAGGNFVLAAFPTPVLAAVVLSTTSFSFALWNVLSVTIRQRLVPAAVLGRVNAASRTLSMTAAPLGALAGGGLAAALDLRAPLWVSGLAMVVITGLFVVATRDVAVVGDHN
- a CDS encoding MoxR family ATPase, with amino-acid sequence MPQPALFGSVDEVAERLAGVGYLASTAVATTVFLADRLGKPLLVEGPAGVGKTELAKAVAESTGSGLVRLQCYEGIDEARALYEWNHAKQLLRITAGQGHESWDATRDDVFSEEFLLPRPLLTAIRRTEPTVLLVDEIDKADVEVEGLLLEVLSDYQVTVPEMGTIRASRRPFAVLTSNSTRELSEALKRRCLFLHLDFPDADLERRIVLSRVPELPEALVDALVRTVRVLRGLELRKSPSVAETIDWGRTLLALGMDTLDTDAVRATLGVVLKHRSDAERAARELRLD
- a CDS encoding TetR/AcrR family transcriptional regulator produces the protein MSVQDRKQRERVSRERLIVATARELAEQQGWDAVTTRRLADRIEYSQPVLYSHFRGKREIIGAVALQGASEMAVAMRAATAAAVGPRARVTALARAYLAFAERHPAVYDALFQLDGGLAYAQEDTPEPLKDAFAALLECLSEVAGDGVRPELFTETFWASLHGLATLTRAGRLPPEDTERRTELLVDRLAML
- a CDS encoding DUF1772 domain-containing protein is translated as MLSALEVVTIVVVGVMVGVEFSVPFFSNPILNALPGDNGLRGRVHGARLGGAVMPFWYIGSLVLVGVWAVAGWDDDGAGLVVTAAALLIVSVLMSILVLVPINNRVKTWTAGSRPADWKEQMKRWDRWHYVRVAVIIAAFACLAAALT
- a CDS encoding permease, with amino-acid sequence MHRSERDAAAARVLAGGADRDVEQIRGEIRDFKQATTASFNAMREGIGDLRTEMRNGFGEVDRGFNEMCGRLDATAAGIEQIARMLERGEGER